From Solwaraspora sp. WMMD1047, the proteins below share one genomic window:
- a CDS encoding polymorphic toxin-type HINT domain-containing protein, protein MDWDIEGRPAEIAEEIEGGETVTNVYDVDGNRLIRRDATGATLYLPGMEVRRDGHGSDATLTATRHYSFGGRVVASRVAGIYGVSWIFGDHQGTERVSVNSSTQQVAVRRQTPYGSPRGTQPVWPTPKGFVGGAIEPTGLTHIGARQYDPGLGRFISVDPIMDLSDPQQWHAYAYANNNPITFSDPTGLVVTGDNEGKHTARKKKKGRGYDIRDERLSYWPKARNIAAADRAIAAGEVSNPLELAKKAFLATFTPDSYACQAYAAGNCELLRDQVSNGSMHPDDATIWALCGGDSHCYERYYSDGGDIETFLTLMGFVPGVGEVADLMSMGIALYNEDYEGAALSAAAMVPLVGNAAGARRLAGLSRACSFSADTPVLMADGSTKPIGELAVGDVVLAADPETGERGPRQITHVWVHQDDLVNLDLANGSSVTTTEDHPFWNATDRQWQQAQHLTPGDHLLTSNGTRLAVAGIDWNTTERAAAYNLTVTDIHTYYVLAGNTPVLVHNSNCPKGKLSDPLPRGMNNKIASAYDDVKAGRIASHDTYRGREHPWWAGAKEYRVPGRPDSDRILEKTLPGGEKVYGWTSTHYQKIQRFSAPHFPDSGWN, encoded by the coding sequence TTGGACTGGGACATCGAGGGTCGACCGGCTGAGATAGCTGAGGAAATCGAGGGCGGCGAGACGGTCACGAACGTCTACGACGTGGACGGCAACCGCCTGATTCGTCGGGACGCCACCGGCGCCACTCTCTACCTACCGGGAATGGAGGTGCGGCGCGACGGTCACGGGTCGGACGCCACGCTGACGGCGACCCGTCATTACAGCTTCGGTGGTCGGGTTGTGGCCTCGCGGGTGGCTGGCATCTACGGGGTAAGTTGGATCTTCGGTGACCATCAGGGCACCGAGCGGGTGTCGGTGAACTCGTCGACTCAGCAGGTAGCGGTGCGCCGGCAGACCCCGTACGGCTCTCCTCGTGGTACCCAGCCGGTGTGGCCCACCCCGAAGGGTTTCGTCGGCGGAGCGATCGAGCCCACCGGTCTGACCCACATCGGTGCCCGGCAGTACGACCCCGGGTTGGGCCGGTTCATCTCCGTCGATCCGATCATGGATCTGTCCGATCCGCAGCAGTGGCATGCGTACGCGTACGCGAACAACAACCCGATCACGTTCTCCGATCCGACCGGGCTGGTGGTGACCGGGGACAACGAGGGTAAGCACACGGCACGTAAGAAGAAGAAGGGCCGTGGCTACGACATCCGTGACGAGCGGTTGAGCTACTGGCCGAAGGCGCGGAACATCGCGGCCGCTGATCGTGCCATCGCGGCTGGGGAGGTCTCCAACCCGTTGGAGCTGGCCAAGAAGGCTTTCCTGGCCACGTTCACGCCTGACTCCTACGCCTGCCAGGCATACGCGGCTGGCAACTGCGAATTGCTGCGTGACCAGGTCAGCAACGGCTCCATGCACCCGGATGATGCGACCATCTGGGCGCTCTGTGGCGGCGATTCGCATTGTTACGAGAGGTACTACTCCGACGGTGGGGACATCGAGACCTTCCTTACCCTCATGGGTTTCGTCCCAGGCGTGGGCGAGGTCGCGGACCTGATGAGTATGGGGATCGCGCTGTACAACGAGGATTACGAGGGAGCGGCCCTGTCTGCCGCTGCGATGGTTCCGCTCGTGGGCAACGCCGCCGGAGCCAGGCGGCTGGCGGGCCTCAGCCGCGCCTGTAGTTTCAGCGCTGACACCCCGGTCCTAATGGCTGACGGGTCCACCAAGCCGATCGGTGAGTTGGCGGTCGGGGATGTCGTCTTGGCCGCCGACCCCGAAACCGGCGAACGCGGCCCTCGCCAGATCACCCACGTCTGGGTCCACCAAGACGACCTCGTCAACCTCGACCTAGCCAACGGCAGCTCGGTCACCACGACCGAGGACCACCCCTTCTGGAACGCCACCGACCGCCAATGGCAACAAGCCCAACACCTCACCCCCGGCGACCATCTCCTCACCTCTAACGGCACCCGCCTTGCCGTCGCCGGCATAGACTGGAATACCACCGAACGCGCCGCCGCGTACAACCTCACCGTCACCGACATCCACACGTACTATGTGCTAGCGGGCAATACCCCGGTTCTTGTTCATAACAGTAACTGCCCCAAGGGGAAGTTGTCGGACCCATTGCCTAGGGGGATGAACAACAAAATTGCCTCGGCATACGATGATGTGAAGGCAGGAAGGATCGCATCACACGACACCTATCGCGGGAGAGAGCACCCGTGGTGGGCAGGCGCAAAGGAATACCGTGTACCTGGCCGACCCGACAGTGACAGGATTCTTGAAAAAACACTTCCTGGTGGAGAGAAGGTGTATGGCTGGACATCAACGCACTATCAGAAGATCCAGCGGTTCAGTGCGCCTCACTTTCCTGATTCGGGGTGGAACTAA
- a CDS encoding barstar family protein: MFDGRCEYADAARVWARWTSGTALHAGEWLRWPNGCHDDWLHVVQNSWFSTGRRAGRYGHEEEVEIHGSRMATVSGFYCELGEAVNGPGGYFGSNLDALADCVSSNYGGGRLVRVNWRGADTSRQILGVSFVNSVADLMGEFQVDLVLD; the protein is encoded by the coding sequence GTGTTCGATGGACGCTGTGAATACGCTGATGCTGCGAGAGTTTGGGCTCGGTGGACTTCCGGCACTGCCCTCCATGCTGGTGAATGGCTCCGGTGGCCAAACGGGTGCCATGATGACTGGCTGCATGTAGTCCAGAACTCTTGGTTTTCGACTGGACGTCGAGCGGGCCGATATGGGCATGAAGAAGAGGTTGAAATACACGGTTCGAGGATGGCGACGGTATCGGGTTTCTACTGTGAGCTAGGGGAGGCGGTTAATGGTCCTGGTGGATACTTCGGGTCGAACCTCGACGCCCTAGCTGACTGTGTGTCCTCGAACTACGGCGGGGGCCGCCTTGTACGGGTTAATTGGCGAGGTGCCGATACTTCCCGGCAAATTCTAGGCGTTTCCTTCGTTAATTCTGTTGCTGATCTTATGGGCGAGTTCCAAGTCGATCTCGTTCTCGATTAA
- a CDS encoding DUF397 domain-containing protein, producing the protein MNRHHPRPAWRKSSRSNGQNNCVEVAAVDGGDRLVRDSKDPAGGMIAFTPTQWAAFTDAVKNGSLTV; encoded by the coding sequence ATGAACCGACACCACCCCCGACCCGCCTGGCGCAAGAGCAGCCGCAGCAACGGCCAGAACAACTGCGTCGAGGTTGCCGCCGTTGACGGCGGAGACCGCCTCGTCCGGGACAGCAAGGACCCAGCCGGCGGGATGATCGCCTTCACTCCGACCCAGTGGGCCGCATTCACGGACGCGGTGAAGAACGGGTCACTCACCGTCTGA
- a CDS encoding helix-turn-helix transcriptional regulator, whose translation MPDQATGSTVPRRQLGRRLRDLRGRARLTVRAAGAALEWSEAKIWRIETGQTSMRSLDVEQMCRIYGAPTDTTASLMALAKETKARGWWLSYADVINEGFDVYIGLEEAASRFYWYESELAPGLFQTADYARTMIESDNPGVPDSEIERRVQLRIERQSLLTRVTAAPQLDIVLNEAVLRRPVGGRQVMADQLDRIAEVGDLPNVAVRVMPFAAGLHYGVMSGPFVTLEFPLNSNNQPSEPSTVYVDSFTGALFLDKPHEIDLYDKAFKEIWTASLDEAESQKMITKAARELRKS comes from the coding sequence ATGCCCGACCAGGCAACCGGTTCAACCGTTCCCCGCCGGCAACTCGGCCGGCGCCTGCGAGATCTGCGGGGCCGAGCCCGACTGACCGTCCGCGCGGCGGGCGCCGCGCTGGAGTGGTCCGAGGCCAAGATCTGGCGCATCGAGACCGGCCAGACGTCGATGCGCAGCCTCGACGTCGAGCAGATGTGCCGCATCTACGGCGCACCCACCGACACCACCGCTTCCCTGATGGCGCTGGCCAAGGAGACCAAGGCGCGTGGCTGGTGGCTCAGCTACGCCGACGTCATCAACGAGGGCTTCGACGTCTACATCGGCCTTGAGGAGGCGGCGTCCCGCTTCTACTGGTACGAGTCGGAGCTCGCACCCGGACTCTTCCAGACCGCCGACTACGCCCGCACGATGATCGAGTCTGACAATCCCGGCGTCCCCGACAGCGAGATCGAACGGCGCGTCCAACTCCGCATCGAGCGCCAGTCACTCCTCACCCGGGTAACCGCCGCCCCACAGCTCGACATCGTCCTCAACGAGGCGGTCCTACGCCGTCCAGTCGGCGGGCGCCAGGTGATGGCCGACCAGCTTGACCGGATCGCCGAAGTTGGCGACCTCCCGAACGTCGCCGTACGGGTGATGCCCTTCGCCGCCGGGCTTCACTACGGCGTCATGTCCGGTCCGTTCGTTACGCTGGAATTCCCACTCAACTCCAACAACCAGCCGAGCGAACCCTCCACGGTCTACGTAGACAGCTTCACCGGCGCGCTCTTTCTCGACAAGCCTCACGAGATCGACCTCTACGACAAAGCGTTCAAGGAGATCTGGACCGCCTCCCTCGACGAGGCGGAATCCCAGAAGATGATCACGAAAGCAGCACGGGAGCTGAGGAAATCATGA
- a CDS encoding ROK family transcriptional regulator, producing MRAGPSQEEIRRQNLGALLRYVHIHGATSRAELTNELGLNRSTIGALTADLANAGLVTERTPRETARAGRAGRPSLVVRPESDRVYAYAYSIEVDRLRAARIGLGGAVLDRREAARPPGLLPEDALPLLAALMKEMHHAVPARSVYVGAGLAVCGMLLGDDGPVHVRPETGWVDGPLGEALTADFGADRPVLVGNAADVCAVAEHARGAAVGYDNVIYLHRDVGVDAGIIVGGRRLSGQGGFGGEVGHMVVRPGGRPCGCGSCGCWETEIGEQAMMEAAGRAGGPSGREAALALVEAAARGDAGAQAAVRQVGDWLGFGVANLVNVFNPGVVIFGGTLRDVYLAAAARVRSRLNSMALPAAREQVRLRTPELGDDAALLGAAELAFEHLLADPLDAGT from the coding sequence ATGCGCGCGGGGCCGAGTCAGGAGGAGATTCGTCGGCAGAACCTGGGCGCGCTGCTGCGGTACGTACACATCCACGGTGCGACCTCCCGCGCCGAGCTGACCAACGAGCTGGGACTCAACCGCAGCACCATCGGGGCGCTCACCGCCGACCTGGCCAACGCCGGCCTGGTCACCGAGCGGACGCCCCGGGAGACCGCCCGCGCCGGCCGGGCCGGACGACCGTCACTTGTCGTCCGGCCCGAGTCGGACCGGGTGTACGCGTACGCGTACAGCATCGAGGTGGACCGGCTGCGGGCCGCGCGGATCGGTCTGGGCGGCGCGGTGCTGGACCGTCGGGAGGCCGCCCGACCACCCGGCCTGCTGCCCGAGGACGCCCTGCCGCTGCTGGCCGCCCTCATGAAGGAGATGCACCACGCGGTGCCGGCCCGATCGGTGTACGTCGGGGCCGGGCTGGCGGTCTGCGGGATGCTGCTCGGCGACGACGGGCCGGTACACGTCCGGCCGGAGACGGGCTGGGTGGACGGCCCGTTGGGCGAGGCGCTGACCGCCGACTTCGGCGCGGACCGGCCGGTCCTGGTCGGCAACGCCGCCGACGTCTGCGCTGTCGCGGAGCACGCCCGGGGTGCGGCGGTCGGCTACGACAACGTCATCTATCTGCACCGGGACGTCGGCGTGGACGCCGGCATCATCGTCGGCGGGCGGCGGCTGTCCGGCCAGGGCGGCTTCGGTGGCGAGGTCGGCCACATGGTGGTCCGCCCCGGCGGGCGGCCGTGCGGCTGCGGGTCGTGCGGCTGCTGGGAGACCGAGATCGGTGAGCAGGCGATGATGGAGGCCGCCGGCCGGGCGGGCGGGCCGTCGGGTCGGGAGGCCGCGTTGGCGCTGGTCGAGGCGGCGGCCCGGGGCGACGCGGGCGCCCAGGCGGCGGTCCGCCAGGTCGGCGACTGGCTCGGCTTCGGGGTGGCGAATCTGGTGAACGTCTTCAACCCGGGTGTGGTCATCTTCGGCGGCACGCTGCGGGACGTTTATCTGGCGGCGGCGGCCCGGGTGCGCAGCCGGCTCAACTCGATGGCGTTGCCGGCCGCGCGGGAGCAGGTGCGGCTGCGTACCCCGGAACTCGGTGACGACGCCGCCCTGCTCGGCGCCGCGGAGCTGGCCTTCGAACACCTCCTCGCCGACCCGTTGGACGCGGGCACCTGA
- a CDS encoding ABC transporter permease, which translates to MGALPAVLGLIVLCTVFSILRPSFLSAGNFANLFTQGAAVTLIAMGLIFVLLLGEIDLSAGFASGVCAAVLAHLLTERGWPWYVAVLAAIVTGVVIGLTLGLLVAKIGIPSFVVTLAAFLAFQGVVLLLIKGGTIVAVRDSVIVAIANRNIPPWLGWLLAALGVAAYAAIQLMRYRRRSARGLTTDPMAVVLARIGFLALIVGTAVYILNLERSRNALVVSLKGIPIVVPIIVILLVVWTFVLQRTAYGRHIYAVGGNKEAARRAGINVDRIRISVFVICSSMAAVGGIVAASRFSSVDANTGGSNVLLYAVGAAVIGGTSLFGGKGRVLDAVLGGAVVAVIDNGMGLLNASSGVRFVLTGAVLLLAASVDALSRRRATATGSR; encoded by the coding sequence ATGGGCGCCCTGCCGGCCGTACTCGGTCTGATCGTGCTCTGCACGGTCTTCTCGATCCTGCGGCCGAGCTTCCTGTCAGCCGGCAACTTCGCCAACCTGTTCACCCAGGGCGCGGCCGTCACGCTCATCGCGATGGGCCTGATCTTCGTCCTGCTGCTCGGCGAGATCGATCTCTCCGCCGGCTTCGCCAGCGGCGTCTGCGCCGCGGTGCTGGCCCATCTCCTCACCGAGCGGGGCTGGCCGTGGTACGTGGCGGTGCTCGCCGCGATCGTCACCGGCGTGGTGATCGGCCTGACCCTCGGCCTACTGGTCGCCAAGATCGGCATCCCGTCCTTCGTGGTCACCCTCGCCGCCTTCCTCGCCTTCCAGGGCGTGGTGCTGCTGCTCATCAAGGGCGGCACCATCGTCGCCGTACGGGACAGCGTGATCGTCGCGATCGCCAACCGGAACATCCCACCGTGGCTCGGCTGGCTGCTAGCCGCGCTCGGCGTCGCCGCGTACGCCGCCATCCAACTGATGCGCTACCGGCGCCGGAGCGCCCGCGGCCTGACCACCGACCCGATGGCCGTCGTGCTGGCCCGGATCGGTTTCCTCGCCCTGATCGTCGGCACCGCCGTCTACATCCTCAACCTGGAGCGCAGCCGCAACGCGCTGGTGGTGTCGCTCAAGGGCATCCCGATCGTGGTCCCGATCATCGTGATCCTGCTGGTCGTCTGGACCTTCGTGCTGCAGCGCACCGCGTACGGCCGGCACATCTACGCCGTCGGAGGTAACAAGGAGGCGGCCCGCCGGGCCGGCATCAACGTCGACCGGATCCGCATCTCGGTCTTCGTGATCTGCTCCTCGATGGCGGCCGTCGGCGGAATCGTGGCCGCCAGCCGGTTCAGCTCGGTCGACGCCAACACCGGCGGCAGCAACGTGCTGCTCTACGCGGTCGGCGCCGCGGTCATCGGCGGTACCAGCCTCTTCGGCGGCAAGGGCCGGGTGCTCGACGCGGTGCTCGGCGGCGCCGTGGTCGCCGTGATCGACAACGGCATGGGCCTGCTGAACGCCAGCTCGGGCGTCAGGTTCGTGCTGACCGGCGCGGTGCTGCTGCTCGCCGCGAGCGTCGACGCGCTGTCCCGGCGTCGCGCGACCGCCACCGGTAGTCGCTGA
- a CDS encoding ATP-binding cassette domain-containing protein, with translation MSAPLLELRGIDKSFGPVQVLREVAFSAHPGEVTALVGDNGAGKSTLVKCISGIYSTDGGEFFFEGQPVSIHSPRDAAALGIEVVYQDLALCDNLDIVQNMFLGREKKSGIILDEPTMEQMAAETLAGLSVRTVKSVRQHVSSLSGGQRQTVAIAKAVLWNSKLVILDEPTAALGVAQTAQVLELVRRLADKGLAVVLISHNMNDVFAVSDRIAALYLGQMVAQVKTSDITHAQIVELITAGRSGDLGVTNGNGSEYADTTTSGADA, from the coding sequence GTGTCCGCACCTCTGCTGGAGCTGCGCGGGATCGACAAGAGCTTCGGTCCCGTCCAGGTCCTCCGCGAGGTCGCCTTCTCCGCCCACCCGGGCGAGGTGACCGCGCTCGTCGGCGACAACGGCGCCGGCAAGTCCACGCTGGTCAAGTGCATCAGCGGCATCTACAGCACCGATGGCGGCGAGTTCTTCTTCGAGGGGCAGCCGGTCAGCATCCACAGCCCGCGCGATGCCGCCGCGCTCGGCATCGAGGTCGTCTACCAGGACCTGGCGCTCTGCGACAACCTCGACATCGTGCAGAACATGTTCCTCGGCCGGGAGAAGAAGAGCGGCATCATCCTCGACGAGCCGACCATGGAGCAGATGGCCGCCGAGACCCTCGCCGGCCTCTCGGTCCGCACCGTCAAGTCGGTCCGCCAGCACGTCTCCAGCCTCTCCGGCGGCCAGCGGCAGACCGTCGCCATCGCCAAGGCGGTGCTCTGGAACAGCAAGCTGGTCATCCTCGACGAGCCGACCGCCGCGCTCGGCGTCGCGCAGACCGCCCAGGTGCTGGAGCTGGTCCGCCGGCTGGCCGACAAGGGCCTGGCCGTCGTCCTCATCTCGCACAACATGAACGACGTCTTCGCCGTCTCCGACCGGATCGCCGCGCTCTACCTCGGCCAGATGGTCGCCCAGGTCAAGACAAGCGACATCACCCACGCCCAGATCGTCGAGCTGATCACCGCCGGCCGCAGCGGCGACCTCGGCGTCACCAACGGCAACGGCAGCGAGTACGCGGACACCACCACCTCGGGAGCCGACGCATGA
- a CDS encoding substrate-binding domain-containing protein has translation MRRGILTIAAIGLVATGGLAACGEDSDEPGGSAATPKIGVILPDSASSDRWETADRKYLQAAFDAAGVESIIQNAQGDKAQFQTIADQMITSGVTALMIVNLDSGTGKAVLDKAKSQGVATIDYDRLTLGGSAEYYVSFDNEAVGKLQGEGLVKCLSDANAQKPVIATLNGSETDNNATLFKNGYESVLKPKYDANEYVKGPDQWVPEWDNTQAGTIFEQMLTQTGGKIDGVLAANDGLGNAAISILAKNNLNGKVPVTGQDATVQGLQNILKGDQCMTVYKAIKKEADAAAELAIALAKGERKDTGTTVTDPEGNREVPSVLLEPVAIYKDNVKDVVDDGFVTKEDLCGGEFAALCTEAGIS, from the coding sequence CCATCGCCGCCATCGGCCTCGTGGCCACCGGCGGCCTCGCCGCCTGCGGCGAGGACTCCGACGAGCCCGGCGGTTCGGCCGCCACCCCGAAGATCGGCGTGATCCTGCCGGACAGCGCCTCGTCCGACCGCTGGGAGACCGCGGACCGCAAGTACCTCCAGGCCGCGTTCGACGCCGCCGGCGTCGAGTCGATCATCCAGAACGCGCAGGGCGACAAGGCCCAGTTCCAGACCATCGCCGACCAGATGATCACCTCCGGCGTGACCGCCCTGATGATCGTCAACCTGGACTCCGGCACCGGCAAGGCCGTGCTGGACAAGGCCAAGTCGCAGGGCGTCGCCACCATCGACTACGACCGGCTGACCCTCGGCGGCTCCGCCGAGTACTACGTCAGCTTCGACAACGAGGCCGTCGGCAAACTGCAGGGCGAGGGCCTGGTCAAGTGCCTCTCGGATGCCAACGCGCAGAAGCCGGTGATCGCCACCCTGAACGGCTCCGAGACCGACAACAACGCCACCCTGTTCAAGAACGGGTACGAGAGCGTACTGAAGCCCAAGTACGACGCCAACGAGTACGTCAAGGGTCCGGACCAGTGGGTTCCGGAGTGGGACAACACCCAGGCCGGCACGATCTTCGAGCAGATGCTGACCCAGACCGGCGGCAAGATCGACGGCGTGCTCGCCGCCAACGACGGCCTCGGCAACGCGGCGATCTCGATCCTGGCCAAGAACAACCTCAACGGCAAGGTGCCGGTGACCGGGCAGGACGCCACCGTCCAGGGCCTGCAGAACATCCTCAAGGGCGACCAGTGCATGACCGTCTACAAGGCGATCAAGAAGGAAGCCGACGCGGCCGCCGAGCTGGCCATCGCGCTGGCCAAGGGTGAGCGCAAGGACACCGGCACCACCGTCACCGACCCGGAGGGCAACCGCGAGGTGCCGTCGGTCCTGCTGGAGCCGGTCGCCATCTACAAGGACAACGTGAAGGACGTCGTCGACGACGGCTTCGTCACCAAGGAAGACCTGTGCGGGGGCGAGTTCGCGGCGCTCTGCACCGAGGCCGGCATCAGCTGA